One Ricinus communis isolate WT05 ecotype wild-type chromosome 7, ASM1957865v1, whole genome shotgun sequence genomic region harbors:
- the LOC8271610 gene encoding F-box protein At3g07870-like — protein MKKGKATNSTIESLPREIMADILSRVTTPSLFIIKFVCQSWRNLAQDPLLVDLHFSHKIENNPCLILHSDHPTKNQLYALCLYPHNTSQDGMVMKIPVPVKLEFDVVGSCKGWLCLYDSLHKNTFYMYNPFTNSCMELPISNFPSDVWTVLGFGFDPFRKKYKVLKVSYIRRTNNTAGERYGLSLRSEVQILTVGSPSWRSLGETPYYPIHSPSQVYVNGRLHWVNWPVRYRPGRKLISFDLEDEKFREVPLPGSDGIKWGDYMLVVIRDCLSAAVYRNYGSFEVWVMKDYGLKESWIKEFSIGVYLPKGLEQKIDPSFRVSKFYRRAFTRILCVLKNGEILLEYGRRALVSYEARFGTFKDITVPGMPNWFEAFAHLGNLDI, from the coding sequence ATGAAGAAAGGTAAAGCAACAAACTCGACCATAGAGAGTCTACCCAGAGAGATAATGGCTGACATACTTTCAAGAGTAACCACACCATCCTTATTCATCATTAAGTTTGTATGTCAATCATGGCGCAACTTAGCACAAGACCCACTTCTTGTTGATCTCCATTTTAGccataaaattgaaaataacccATGTCTCATCTTACACTCTGACCACCCCACAAAAAACCAGCTCTATGCTTTATGCTTGTATCCTCACAACACCTCCCAAGATGGGATGGTCATGAAAATTCCTGTACCTGTGAAGCTTGAATTTGATGTTGTGGGTTCTTGTAAGGGTTGGCTATGTTTATATGATTCATTACATAAGAACACATTCTATATGTACAATCCTTTCACCAACTCATGCATGGAGTTGCCCATCTCCAATTTTCCTTCAGATGTGTGGACAGTACTTGGATTTGGTTTCGATCCATTCAGAAAGAAGTATAAAGTGCTTAAGGTTTCGTACATTCGAAGAACAAACAATACAGCTGGTGAACGTTATGGACTGAGTTTGCGGTCAGAAGTTCAAATCCTAACAGTTGGAAGCCCTAGTTGGAGAAGTTTAGGAGAAACACCTTATTATCCAATTCATTCGCCATCACAAGTTTATGTTAACGGAAGACTTCATTGGGTTAATTGGCCAGTACGATATAGACCTGGTAGAAAACTCATTTCTTTCGACTTGGAAGATGAGAAATTCCGAGAAGTACCACTACCTGGTTCTGATGGCATAAAATGGGGTGACTACATGTTGGTGGTTATTAGAGATTGTCTTTCTGCTGCTGTTTACAGGAATTATGGGTCATTTGAGGTTTGGGTTATGAAGGATTATGGCTTGAAGGAGTCTTGGATAAAAGAATTTAGCATTGGTGTTTACTTGCCAAAAGGACTAGAACAAAAAATTGATCCTTCCTTCAgagtttcaaaattttataggAGGGCATTTACACGAATACTATGTGTTCTGAaaaatggtgagattttgcTGGAGTATGGGCGAAGAGCTCTGGTTTCTTATGAGGCAAGATTTGGAACATTTAAGGATATTACAGTTCCAGGAATGCCAAATTGGTTTGAAGCTTTTGCTCATTTGGGTAAtcttgatatataa